The following nucleotide sequence is from Nitrospirota bacterium.
ACGGACGCCGCCCCTAAGACGCTCGACGGCATGCGCAAATTATAGCACCCGCCATGCTGGCGGTATGGTTTGAAGCCGTCGAGGGCAAGCGCTCTCGGTGTGGCTCCGCAAGTCGAGGCCTCCACGTTATCCGTGCGAGCGGCATGGGGTTTCAGCGGTTCGGCCCGTGCGTCTCGGTTTTCCTGTGCCGAACTGCAGGATTGTAACCTCTGCGCTGGAGCGAGGGAACTCACCGGCAACAGTCACAACCATATGATAAACCAAATAAAGTTTGAACATAGCTCATGCCGAGCACGGGACTGGCCCCACGAGTTCCGGGATTTGGTGTACAATGTGCATACAAAACCCTTCACAGAAAGGTCATCATGCCGTCGCTGACTAAGGAAGCCGTTGGAGGAGAAGTCGTCTCGATTTGCACGAAGTGCCGGGTCGAAACCCACCACACCGTCGCCTCCAAAGTGGGAGAAAAAATCGGGAAGGTGCGATGTAAGACGTGCGGCAGCCTGCATCGCTATCTCCGTCCGGGCAGCCCTGTCCCTCCTGCTCGTCGCAAGACAACGAAAGTGACCCCCGAGGAGACCTGGAATCTCTGCATGAGGAACACCACCTCGAAGAAGCGAACGGTCTATACCCCTTCGGGCGCGTATCAACTTGACGACGTGATCGACCACAGTCACTTCGGCGTGGGCGTAGTCACCCTGCTCACCGCCAAAGACAAGATACAAGTGACGTTCAAAGATGGGCCGAGAATCCTCATCATGGGGATGCGCCAAGCGGTCTAACCCGATCCGCACGCTCGGCCAACAAGGCCGGGGGAACGCCCGCTCAGCTCGGTAGAAACGCGCTTCACCGCGACACGATGGCCGTTTCGTACCCTTCCTCGGCGAACGCACGCGCACGGGAGATCGCGCCGTCGCGCGACGCGAATGGCCCGAGGCGGACGCGGTAATAGACAATACCATCCACGGTCGCCTGCGTGATGGTCACGCCGCGCGCCTCCAATTCAAGTGCCCGTTTGAGCCGAGCGGCGTTGTCGAAGTCCTGAAAAGCCCCGAACTGGATGGCGAACGAGCCGTTCGACCCGACCAATGTCGGCCCTTCTGTAACCCGCTTTTGGTAGCGCGTGTCGCGATCCAACACCTCGACCTTCACGCGGCCTACCCCCGCGCTTACCAGCCCGATCTCTTGTGCCGCGCCATAGGACAGATCCAGGTGCCGGCCGCGGATAAACGGGCCGCGGTCGGTGACGGTGACGACGCCGGACTGCCCTGTTTCGGGATTGGTGACTCTCAAACGCGTACCGAACGGCAATGAGCGGTGTGCGGCCGTGAAACCGTGCATGTCGTAGCGTTCTCCCGACGCAGTGAGGCGCCCGTGAAAAGGTTCTCCGTACCAGGACGCGACGGCGCTGAATCGTTCACCCGGCGTCGGCGTGACTGCCCGGCCGCCGCAGGCGGCCAAGAGGACTGTGACGAAGAGAATGGCTAGAAGACGCGCCGCCACCGCGACGCCGACGTACCCCTGCGCGTGGGGACCGGGAAACGTTACGTTCGCTCCCACACGCCGAACACGCCGAACGGCGCCAGTCGGCGCACCCGCTGTTCCACGATCGTGAGAAAGCCTTTGGCTTCCCCGAACGTGGTAAACAGATGGCGATCGCTGAGGTGCTTGGCCCACCGCACTTGCAACGAGAACACGTCCTCGTGTTCGGTATGGTACGGCGCGTTGGTCAGTCCGCTATAGAGCTTCGGATTGGCCACATCGTAGCCCAGCAGCCGCCACCCGGTCCCCAACTCGCCGAGATCCGCAGCGTTGGGTCCGATCAGCGACAACCACTCGGGAGCCGCAGGATCGAGGGAATCGACCGCCAGGGTGACGGCGATGACGCTGTAATTTCGGTGTTCCATCCCCTCTTTCCCGGCGAGGTGCCGCAGCAGCCTGTCGCAGTCGTTCCATAGCGGAGGGTGCGGTCCCGCGTCGTCCGGCCGCGCGAGGTCCGCGAGCGCCGCGCAGACGGAACTCCAGATGTTTTTGTCCACCGAGGCCGGACGTTCCACGTCATCCCGCAGAAGATAGAGAAACGGCCCGTTTTGGGGCCACCAGTTCGCCATCGGCAGCCAGTTCTGCCGCGCATCGAAGCCCACGAGCACGTGTCGCTGGCTGTCGTGGGCCGCAAATGCGTTGACTTCTTCACCGACCGTGCGATCCATCACGTCCCTTTGAGGGTTCATCCCGTCGCGGTAAGACGCGTGAGCGCTTCGACGTACTTCTCGCTGGTCTTGCGAATCACCTCCGGCGGAAGCGTCGGACCGGGGGGCTGGTGATTCCAACCGATCGAATCGAGGTAATCGCGCACGTACTGTTTGTCGAAGCTTGGAGGCGAGCTGCCGGGCTGATACTGATCCTTGGGCCAGAACCGCGACGAATCGGGGGTCAGGACCTCGTCAATCAGGTACGGCTGGCCGGTTTCCGGCTCGAG
It contains:
- a CDS encoding septal ring lytic transglycosylase RlpA family protein, with product MGANVTFPGPHAQGYVGVAVAARLLAILFVTVLLAACGGRAVTPTPGERFSAVASWYGEPFHGRLTASGERYDMHGFTAAHRSLPFGTRLRVTNPETGQSGVVTVTDRGPFIRGRHLDLSYGAAQEIGLVSAGVGRVKVEVLDRDTRYQKRVTEGPTLVGSNGSFAIQFGAFQDFDNAARLKRALELEARGVTITQATVDGIVYYRVRLGPFASRDGAISRARAFAEEGYETAIVSR